Proteins encoded in a region of the Mucispirillum schaedleri ASF457 genome:
- a CDS encoding MotA/TolQ/ExbB proton channel family protein, which translates to MWELIQKGGITMYPIILLSVIALAVFLERLISLRKEKYVPKAFYEQLVSLLKKRNINEAVEVCKADKSALARISETIITNTDLPLSRLLEVAEESGRNEAAKLDKFLPSLQTIVAIAPLLGLLGTVLGMIKIFDVIALQGTGNAEALSSGIAEALLTTAAGLVVAIPAQIFYFIAKARADAIGVALEKASSEVMNLLFKEHE; encoded by the coding sequence ATGTGGGAATTAATACAGAAAGGTGGTATTACAATGTATCCCATCATATTACTTTCTGTTATAGCTTTGGCAGTGTTTTTAGAAAGACTTATTAGTCTTCGTAAAGAAAAATATGTCCCTAAAGCATTTTATGAACAGCTTGTTAGTCTTTTAAAAAAGAGAAATATAAATGAAGCAGTAGAAGTATGTAAAGCTGATAAATCAGCTCTTGCAAGAATATCTGAAACTATTATAACTAATACTGATTTACCATTATCAAGGCTTTTAGAAGTGGCAGAAGAATCTGGCAGAAATGAGGCAGCAAAGTTAGATAAATTTCTGCCATCATTACAGACTATTGTTGCTATTGCACCACTGCTTGGTCTTTTAGGCACAGTTTTAGGTATGATTAAAATATTTGATGTAATAGCATTGCAGGGCACAGGAAATGCAGAAGCATTATCATCAGGTATTGCAGAAGCTCTGCTTACTACTGCTGCCGGGCTTGTTGTTGCTATTCCAGCACAAATTTTTTATTTTATTGCAAAAGCCAGAGCAGATGCAATAGGGGTGGCATTAGAAAAAGCATCATCAGAAGTAATGAACCTGCTTTTTAAAGAACATGAATAA
- a CDS encoding ExbD/TolR family protein: MRFRNEKKDTNIMINITSLIDVVFILLIFFAVTTSFVTPSSIKVDLPKAKGEAVEEKKNIRIAVDSTGALFLDGEAVKDEELESKLKVLKDVNPEALIVIEADEKSLHGKVVFVIDKAKSADYTRFAIATEEVK; this comes from the coding sequence ATGCGTTTTCGTAATGAAAAAAAAGATACAAATATTATGATTAATATTACTTCACTAATTGATGTAGTCTTTATTCTGCTTATATTTTTTGCAGTAACTACATCATTTGTTACACCATCATCTATTAAGGTGGATTTACCAAAAGCAAAAGGCGAGGCAGTGGAGGAAAAGAAAAATATCCGCATAGCTGTTGACAGCACTGGTGCTTTATTTTTAGATGGTGAAGCTGTAAAAGATGAAGAACTTGAAAGCAAACTGAAAGTATTAAAAGATGTAAATCCTGAAGCACTTATAGTTATAGAAGCAGATGAAAAATCTCTCCATGGTAAAGTAGTATTTGTAATAGATAAGGCAAAAAGTGCAGATTATACAAGGTTTGCAATAGCTACTGAGGAAGTAAAATAG
- a CDS encoding phosphoribosylformylglycinamidine synthase has translation MAVNRIYVTKRNEHAVEALRLFNMLKNDESISGLEKLTILNRYDVEGLNDEQLKETLNTVFSEPMVDDIYLETYPFGSSKYFSVEYLPGQYDQRSDSAEQCIKVMTGAEKVTVRCAKTYVLEGSISDDDVKKVISILVNTIDQRIALELKPETLALIMPEPAPVKEVDGFINMNESELNGLILSMGLAMNIDDIKFSQNYFKNQEKRNPTETELKLLDTYWSDHCRHTTFNTILEDIKIEDGKYSRLFNEVLEKYYTMRKEIYGESIKNKPVSLMDMAVIGAKDAKRKGLLNNLEESEENNACSIEIDVNIDGRKEPWLLQFKNETHNHPTEIEPFGGAATCVGGAIRDPLSGRAYVYQSMRITGGADPRMPVDDYLKGKKLPQRKIVQDAAKGFSSYGNQIGLTTGYVQEFYHNGFTAKRLETGAVIGACPKKAVRRESPSVNDLIILLGGRTGRDGVGGATGSSKEHDASSIEICGAEVQKGNAPEEHKIQRLFRKENVSAMIKKCNDFGAGGVAVAIGELADGLEIDLNKVPKKYEGLTGTETALSESQERMAVVIDAADLESFINECRKENLEATLVAKVTDSKRLKMVHDGKIIVDISREFLDSAGVARYQKAYISSPEKTNYIENKKCGSFKELVENTLSDLNVCSQKGLVEMFDSTIGASSVVTPFGGKTGNTPAQSMVAKIPVQSGDTTTVSIMASGYNPFIMEWSPFHGAYFAVVESVAKIASAGGRLEDIRLSFQEYFERLMQDEKRWGKPAAALLGALKVQYDLGLAAIGGKDSMSGTFKDSDTGREINVPPTLISFAAAPADLSNIVTNQIELDGGNVYLLKTPLSSDDLLDIKAFKENLKTLEKLIADKVVKTVHTVTNGGVIEALVKMAFGNMAGLNIKNISLNELSFPFYGSFLIQTKKSYDIKGINNITEIAELNHNQELSYNNEKVSLADALVLWQSPLEHIFPSKVSGESIIIKPQDYLQRSSLKKAKVIIKPQVTVLALPGTNCEYDTKRIFEHAGSRTVEPFIFRNMCVEDAYSSCNEFAELVNKSQILVLPGGFSAGDEPEGSGKFYVSVLKNDKVRKAVDDLINKRDGLIIGICNGFQALIKTGILTYGHICDLSEEDATLSFNTIGRHVSQMVHTRVTSLNSPWMNLRNIGEIDIVPVSHGEGRFTAPQKLIDKLFENGQVLFQYTDLAGNITMDSPYNPNGSVMAIEGICSPCGRALGKMGHSERFGNGVHINNNYGNMNQRLFEAGVKYFTGEE, from the coding sequence ATGGCTGTCAATCGTATCTATGTTACAAAAAGAAATGAGCATGCTGTTGAAGCATTAAGGCTTTTTAATATGCTTAAAAATGATGAATCAATTTCAGGGCTTGAAAAACTTACTATATTAAATAGATATGATGTGGAAGGCTTAAATGATGAACAGTTAAAGGAAACTCTTAATACTGTATTTTCTGAGCCTATGGTTGATGATATATATTTAGAAACATATCCTTTTGGCAGCAGTAAATATTTTTCTGTGGAGTATCTGCCCGGTCAGTATGACCAAAGGTCAGACAGTGCAGAGCAGTGTATAAAAGTTATGACAGGGGCTGAAAAAGTAACTGTAAGATGTGCTAAAACTTATGTGTTAGAAGGCAGTATTAGTGATGATGATGTTAAAAAAGTTATTAGTATTTTAGTTAATACTATTGACCAGAGAATTGCTTTAGAATTAAAGCCAGAAACTCTTGCATTAATTATGCCAGAGCCTGCACCTGTAAAAGAAGTAGATGGTTTTATAAATATGAATGAAAGCGAGCTTAATGGTTTAATATTATCCATGGGGCTTGCTATGAATATTGATGATATTAAGTTTTCTCAAAATTATTTTAAAAATCAGGAAAAAAGAAACCCGACTGAAACAGAGTTAAAGCTGCTTGATACATACTGGTCTGACCATTGCAGACATACCACATTTAATACTATTTTAGAAGATATTAAAATAGAAGACGGAAAATACAGCCGATTATTCAATGAAGTATTAGAAAAATACTATACTATGCGTAAAGAAATATATGGGGAAAGTATTAAAAACAAGCCTGTTTCTTTAATGGATATGGCAGTAATTGGTGCAAAAGATGCAAAAAGAAAAGGGCTGTTGAATAATTTAGAAGAAAGTGAAGAAAATAATGCATGCTCTATTGAGATAGATGTAAATATAGATGGTAGAAAAGAGCCATGGCTTTTACAGTTTAAAAATGAAACTCATAACCACCCTACAGAAATTGAGCCATTTGGTGGTGCTGCAACTTGTGTAGGCGGTGCAATCCGTGACCCGCTTTCTGGCAGAGCTTATGTATATCAGTCTATGCGTATTACTGGTGGTGCAGACCCTAGAATGCCAGTGGACGATTACTTAAAAGGCAAAAAACTGCCACAGAGAAAAATAGTTCAGGATGCTGCAAAAGGCTTTTCATCTTATGGCAACCAAATAGGGCTTACAACAGGATATGTTCAGGAATTTTATCATAATGGATTTACTGCTAAAAGGCTTGAAACTGGTGCAGTAATAGGTGCATGCCCTAAAAAAGCAGTCCGAAGAGAAAGCCCAAGTGTTAATGATTTAATTATACTTCTTGGTGGCAGAACTGGCAGAGATGGGGTAGGTGGTGCAACAGGCTCATCAAAAGAGCATGATGCATCATCTATTGAAATATGCGGAGCAGAAGTGCAGAAAGGTAATGCACCAGAAGAACATAAAATACAACGGCTTTTCAGAAAAGAAAATGTTTCTGCAATGATTAAAAAATGCAACGATTTTGGAGCAGGTGGAGTTGCTGTTGCAATAGGCGAACTTGCTGATGGGTTAGAGATAGACTTAAATAAAGTGCCAAAAAAATATGAAGGTTTGACAGGCACAGAAACAGCACTTTCAGAATCTCAGGAGCGTATGGCTGTTGTTATTGATGCAGCTGATTTAGAAAGCTTTATAAACGAGTGCCGCAAAGAAAATTTAGAAGCAACTCTTGTTGCAAAAGTTACTGACAGCAAAAGGCTTAAAATGGTGCATGATGGGAAAATAATAGTAGATATATCAAGAGAATTTCTTGATTCTGCAGGGGTAGCAAGATACCAAAAAGCATATATTTCAAGCCCTGAAAAAACAAACTATATAGAAAATAAAAAATGCGGCTCATTTAAAGAGCTTGTTGAAAATACATTATCAGATTTAAATGTATGCTCTCAAAAAGGGCTGGTAGAAATGTTTGACTCTACTATCGGAGCATCAAGTGTTGTAACACCATTTGGCGGTAAAACTGGCAATACACCTGCTCAAAGTATGGTTGCAAAAATACCAGTGCAAAGTGGGGATACAACAACTGTTTCTATTATGGCTTCAGGTTATAATCCATTTATTATGGAGTGGAGCCCATTTCATGGTGCTTATTTTGCAGTTGTGGAATCTGTTGCAAAAATTGCATCAGCAGGTGGCAGACTTGAAGATATCCGCCTTTCATTTCAGGAATATTTTGAAAGGCTTATGCAGGATGAAAAACGCTGGGGCAAACCAGCAGCTGCATTACTTGGAGCATTAAAGGTTCAGTATGATTTAGGACTTGCAGCAATAGGCGGTAAAGACAGTATGTCTGGCACATTTAAAGACAGTGATACAGGCAGAGAAATAAATGTTCCGCCTACGCTGATATCTTTTGCAGCAGCTCCAGCTGATTTATCAAATATAGTAACTAACCAGATAGAGTTAGACGGCGGAAATGTATATTTATTAAAAACTCCACTTTCAAGTGATGATTTATTAGATATTAAAGCATTTAAAGAAAACTTAAAAACATTAGAAAAATTAATTGCAGATAAGGTTGTAAAAACAGTGCATACTGTTACAAACGGCGGTGTTATAGAAGCACTTGTAAAAATGGCTTTTGGTAATATGGCAGGTCTTAATATTAAAAATATCTCACTTAATGAATTATCATTCCCATTTTACGGCAGTTTTTTAATACAGACTAAAAAAAGCTATGATATTAAAGGCATTAATAATATTACAGAAATTGCAGAGTTAAATCATAATCAGGAATTATCATATAATAATGAAAAAGTTTCATTAGCAGATGCTCTTGTGTTGTGGCAAAGTCCATTAGAGCATATTTTTCCAAGTAAAGTGTCTGGTGAAAGTATCATCATTAAACCGCAGGATTATTTGCAGAGAAGCAGTTTGAAAAAAGCAAAAGTTATTATTAAACCACAGGTGACAGTGCTTGCTTTACCCGGAACAAATTGTGAATATGATACTAAGCGTATTTTTGAGCATGCTGGCAGCCGCACTGTTGAGCCATTTATTTTTAGAAATATGTGTGTAGAAGATGCTTATTCATCATGTAATGAGTTTGCAGAATTAGTAAATAAATCACAAATATTAGTTCTTCCCGGTGGATTTAGTGCAGGGGATGAGCCTGAGGGTTCTGGTAAATTTTATGTATCAGTTTTGAAAAATGATAAAGTAAGAAAGGCTGTTGATGATTTAATTAATAAGAGAGACGGCTTGATTATAGGTATATGCAACGGTTTTCAGGCATTAATTAAAACAGGTATATTAACTTATGGTCATATTTGTGATTTAAGTGAAGAAGATGCAACTCTTTCTTTTAATACAATAGGCAGACATGTTTCTCAAATGGTGCATACAAGAGTAACATCTCTTAATTCACCATGGATGAATTTAAGAAATATAGGTGAAATAGATATTGTTCCCGTATCACATGGCGAGGGCAGGTTTACAGCTCCGCAGAAATTGATTGACAAACTTTTTGAAAATGGTCAGGTATTGTTCCAGTATACTGATTTAGCAGGAAATATTACAATGGATTCTCCGTATAATCCTAACGGCTCTGTAATGGCGATAGAGGGTATCTGTTCGCCATGCGGCAGAGCGTTAGGCAAAATGGGGCACAGTGAGCGTTTTGGTAATGGTGTTCATATTAACAATAATTATGGCAATATGAACCAGCGTTTATTTGAAGCCGGTGTGAAATATTTTACAGGAGAAGAATAA
- a CDS encoding nitronate monooxygenase encodes MSSYPLIIQGGMGIAVSSYHLAKAVSMAGQLGVVSGTAIDAVMAMRLHYGDILGNVRRSLNNFPVKEIGQQMIDKFYNTNNKIKQMFKFTMPSLNMSQEKENEIVTANFSEIFLAKEGHKGIVGINFLEKIQFPNLAGIYGALLAGIDYIIMGAGIPKEIPAVIEKLTRHEKVEYTCNVENAKEPKKMVFDPSRFGLSNLKLKRPKFLAIISSNILAATLMKKSPVSPDGFIIEGHQAGGHNAPPRVSGVFNENGEPLYGEKDIVDLEKVKELNVPFWLAGSYGTKEGLKKALAAGAAGIQAGTVFAFTKEAGFTDDIKQKVISSDSINIKTDPLASPTGFPFKVADIAGSLSDNEIYNKRQRVCNLGYLRTAYEKDDGSIGYRCAAEPVEMYVKKGGREENTRGRKCLCNALMAAAGFPLTCKSGEEEKPLITMGDDYKSVISRPYGYSAEDVVKEITGK; translated from the coding sequence ATGAGTAGTTATCCATTAATTATTCAAGGTGGTATGGGTATAGCAGTAAGCAGCTATCATCTTGCAAAGGCTGTTTCTATGGCTGGTCAGCTTGGTGTTGTTTCTGGCACAGCAATTGATGCAGTAATGGCTATGCGTCTTCATTATGGTGATATTTTAGGGAATGTTAGAAGAAGTTTAAATAACTTTCCTGTTAAAGAAATAGGTCAGCAGATGATAGATAAGTTTTATAACACTAATAATAAAATTAAGCAGATGTTTAAATTTACTATGCCGTCACTTAATATGAGTCAGGAAAAAGAAAATGAAATAGTTACTGCTAATTTTTCAGAAATATTTTTAGCAAAAGAAGGTCATAAAGGCATTGTTGGCATAAATTTTTTAGAAAAGATACAGTTTCCTAATTTAGCAGGAATATATGGTGCTTTGCTTGCAGGTATTGATTATATTATTATGGGTGCAGGTATTCCAAAAGAGATACCTGCTGTTATAGAAAAACTTACAAGGCATGAAAAAGTAGAATATACATGTAATGTGGAAAATGCAAAAGAGCCTAAAAAAATGGTTTTTGACCCATCAAGGTTTGGTCTTTCTAATTTAAAATTAAAACGCCCTAAATTTCTTGCTATTATTTCATCAAATATTTTAGCAGCTACTTTAATGAAAAAATCACCAGTATCACCAGACGGTTTTATTATAGAAGGTCATCAGGCTGGCGGTCATAATGCTCCACCAAGAGTATCAGGCGTATTTAATGAAAATGGCGAGCCATTATATGGCGAAAAAGATATTGTAGATTTAGAAAAAGTAAAAGAATTAAATGTCCCTTTCTGGCTTGCAGGCTCTTACGGCACAAAAGAAGGGCTTAAAAAGGCATTAGCAGCAGGTGCAGCAGGTATTCAGGCAGGAACAGTTTTTGCTTTTACAAAAGAAGCAGGCTTTACTGATGATATAAAGCAGAAAGTAATTTCGTCTGATAGTATTAATATAAAAACAGACCCGCTTGCTTCTCCAACAGGGTTTCCATTTAAAGTGGCAGATATTGCAGGTTCTTTATCAGATAATGAAATATATAATAAAAGACAGCGTGTATGCAACCTTGGATATTTACGCACAGCATATGAAAAAGATGATGGCTCAATAGGTTACAGGTGTGCAGCAGAGCCTGTTGAAATGTATGTAAAAAAGGGCGGCAGAGAAGAAAATACAAGGGGCAGAAAATGCTTATGTAATGCATTAATGGCAGCTGCAGGTTTCCCTTTAACATGTAAATCAGGTGAAGAAGAAAAGCCGCTTATAACAATGGGAGATGATTATAAATCTGTAATCAGCAGACCTTATGGATACAGTGCTGAAGATGTGGTAAAAGAAATCACAGGTAAGTAG
- a CDS encoding branched-chain amino acid ABC transporter permease: MLSILSFAYIRYAGNNIKSLNKENINQKIIFYTVLYVTALVILAYLAWYFDIEIMVFLSFAFVLLVYWLVVSRVKSTNAGGNSRINALISAIGMSMILSNMVMLLRGTSDQPYRMGFFTGTINIGSFSVSSLQIFIIAFSFILMGILFYIIHKTKFGLSMRAVSYNLNAARLMGINPDKVIAMTFVIGSALAGVAGVLVGTYYQSVSPNIGMMYGLKAFVAAVLGGIGSIPGAVVGGIILGIAEVVGIAFLSSSYKDAIAFGILILILIIKPTGIFGKTMKEKV; the protein is encoded by the coding sequence ATGTTATCTATCTTATCATTTGCTTATATTAGATATGCAGGCAATAATATTAAATCTTTAAATAAAGAAAATATTAACCAAAAAATTATATTTTATACTGTTTTATATGTTACAGCACTTGTTATATTAGCATATCTTGCATGGTATTTTGATATAGAGATTATGGTATTTTTATCATTTGCTTTTGTTCTGCTTGTTTACTGGCTTGTAGTCAGCAGAGTAAAATCAACAAATGCAGGCGGCAATTCTCGTATTAATGCCTTAATAAGTGCTATTGGTATGTCTATGATACTTTCAAATATGGTAATGCTTTTAAGAGGCACAAGTGACCAGCCTTATAGAATGGGATTTTTTACAGGCACTATTAATATTGGTTCATTTAGTGTTTCTTCATTACAAATATTTATTATTGCATTTTCATTTATTTTAATGGGAATATTATTTTATATTATCCATAAAACAAAATTTGGGCTTTCTATGCGAGCTGTATCATATAATTTAAATGCTGCAAGGCTTATGGGTATAAACCCTGATAAAGTTATTGCTATGACATTTGTAATAGGCTCAGCATTAGCAGGGGTTGCAGGTGTGCTTGTCGGCACATATTATCAGTCAGTAAGCCCAAATATTGGTATGATGTATGGTTTAAAAGCCTTTGTTGCTGCAGTATTAGGCGGTATAGGCAGTATTCCCGGTGCTGTTGTTGGCGGCATTATTTTAGGTATTGCAGAAGTTGTTGGTATTGCATTTTTATCATCATCTTATAAAGATGCAATAGCTTTTGGTATATTAATACTTATTCTTATAATCAAGCCAACAGGTATATTTGGCAAAACAATGAAAGAGAAGGTGTAA
- a CDS encoding branched-chain amino acid ABC transporter permease — protein MSIDIVNILIFSGINIITVLGLNLITGVTGQLSLGHSAFFSIGAYTSALLMLMLGVPFGAALVIATLMAGLIGGLFGIPILRLRGDYLAIATLGFCEIVRVVILNLKVTIHGSEKLLSTSLGGIPGNTNLILVLCLVVLATLFMIALERSKFGLALRSIREDEVASQMMGIDIARHKILSFAIGSAFAGLGGALYASYMTVISPGDFGFMRSIEMLCMLVLGGMGSIVGVIAGTTVLTAIPELLRFAQEYRMIMYGIVLIFMMVFRPRGLFGSIRVNV, from the coding sequence ATGAGTATAGATATTGTTAATATATTAATATTTTCTGGTATTAATATTATTACAGTTTTAGGGCTTAATTTAATTACTGGTGTTACTGGACAGCTTTCTTTAGGACATTCTGCATTTTTCAGTATTGGTGCATATACATCAGCTCTTTTAATGTTAATGCTAGGTGTTCCTTTTGGTGCAGCATTAGTTATTGCTACATTAATGGCAGGTTTAATAGGCGGTTTATTTGGTATACCAATACTCAGACTTCGCGGTGATTATCTTGCTATTGCTACACTTGGTTTTTGTGAGATAGTCCGTGTTGTAATTTTAAATTTAAAAGTAACTATTCATGGATCAGAAAAACTGCTTTCAACAAGTTTAGGTGGCATTCCGGGCAATACTAATCTTATATTAGTGCTTTGCCTTGTAGTGCTTGCTACATTATTTATGATAGCATTAGAACGCTCAAAATTTGGACTTGCTCTTAGAAGTATCAGAGAAGATGAAGTCGCATCTCAAATGATGGGTATAGATATTGCCCGCCATAAAATATTATCATTTGCAATAGGCTCAGCATTTGCAGGGCTTGGCGGTGCTTTATATGCAAGCTATATGACAGTAATAAGCCCGGGAGATTTTGGATTTATGCGTTCTATTGAAATGCTTTGTATGCTTGTTTTAGGTGGTATGGGCAGTATTGTTGGTGTTATTGCTGGCACAACAGTTTTAACAGCTATACCAGAATTATTAAGATTTGCTCAGGAATATAGAATGATAATGTATGGTATTGTTTTAATATTTATGATGGTATTTCGCCCAAGAGGACTTTTTGGCAGTATTAGAGTAAATGTGTAG
- a CDS encoding ABC transporter ATP-binding protein yields MSDNTILELQNVSLTFGGLKAVSDVNFKMKNNEILSLIGPNGAGKTSTFNLITGVYTATSGDILYKGKNLKKYKPHQITNLGIARTFQNIRLFKQLTVLENIMLAMDHRRKINFFSSLLPFGAGKKEFENTREQAVEYLKYANLAEYKDQRAENLSYGKQRELEICRAIATGADLLLLDEPAAGLNPSETAGLMENIRNIKNNLNKSIFLIEHDMKLVMGISDRIVVFDYGQKIAEGTAEEIRNNPAVIKAYLGKGE; encoded by the coding sequence ATGTCAGATAATACAATATTAGAATTACAAAATGTATCATTAACATTTGGCGGCTTAAAGGCAGTAAGCGATGTAAACTTTAAAATGAAAAATAATGAAATTTTAAGCCTTATAGGTCCAAACGGTGCAGGCAAAACTTCTACTTTTAACTTAATTACAGGTGTATATACTGCAACAAGCGGTGATATATTATATAAAGGTAAAAATTTAAAAAAATATAAACCACATCAGATTACTAATCTGGGTATTGCAAGAACATTTCAAAATATCAGGCTTTTTAAACAGTTGACAGTGCTTGAAAATATTATGCTTGCTATGGACCACAGGCGAAAAATAAACTTTTTCTCATCTTTATTACCGTTTGGTGCAGGTAAAAAAGAATTTGAAAATACAAGAGAACAGGCTGTTGAATATTTAAAATATGCAAATTTAGCAGAGTATAAAGACCAGAGAGCAGAAAATTTATCTTATGGTAAACAAAGAGAGCTTGAAATATGCCGTGCTATTGCAACAGGTGCAGATTTACTTTTATTAGATGAGCCTGCTGCAGGTTTAAATCCGTCAGAAACGGCAGGGCTTATGGAAAATATTAGAAATATTAAAAATAATTTAAATAAGTCAATATTTTTAATTGAGCATGATATGAAGCTTGTTATGGGTATATCAGATAGAATTGTTGTGTTTGATTATGGTCAGAAGATTGCTGAAGGCACAGCTGAAGAAATAAGGAATAATCCTGCTGTTATTAAAGCATATTTAGGAAAGGGGGAATAA
- a CDS encoding ABC transporter ATP-binding protein encodes MLKLNSIQTKYGSIYALKGIDLVVNQGEIVTIIGANGAGKSTTLNTISGLVRSISGSIEFNGVDITHMPTDKIVESGLIQVPEGREIFPNLTVMENLKLGAFLRKDKQGIKEDIEKVTTFFPRLAERFSQLGGTLSGGEQQMLAIARALMSKPKLLLMDEPSLGLAPIFVQDIFNIVQKINEQGTTVLLVEQNATLALSIAHRGYVMETGNIVMEDKACNLMDNESVKAAYLGF; translated from the coding sequence ATGTTAAAACTTAATTCTATCCAGACTAAATATGGCAGTATATATGCACTTAAAGGTATAGATTTAGTAGTAAATCAAGGGGAAATTGTAACTATTATTGGTGCTAATGGTGCAGGAAAAAGCACAACATTAAACACTATATCCGGGTTAGTCCGCTCTATTTCAGGAAGTATTGAATTTAATGGGGTAGATATTACTCACATGCCTACAGATAAAATTGTTGAAAGCGGGCTTATTCAAGTGCCAGAAGGCAGGGAAATATTTCCAAACTTAACAGTTATGGAAAACCTTAAATTAGGTGCTTTTTTAAGAAAAGATAAGCAAGGCATAAAAGAAGATATAGAAAAAGTTACAACATTTTTTCCACGCCTTGCAGAGCGTTTTAGTCAGCTTGGCGGCACATTATCTGGTGGCGAACAGCAGATGCTGGCAATTGCAAGAGCATTAATGAGTAAACCAAAATTATTATTAATGGATGAGCCTTCTTTAGGGTTAGCACCTATATTTGTGCAGGATATTTTTAATATTGTTCAAAAGATTAATGAGCAGGGCACAACAGTATTACTTGTAGAGCAGAATGCAACACTTGCTCTTTCTATTGCTCATAGAGGCTATGTAATGGAAACAGGCAATATAGTAATGGAAGATAAAGCATGCAATTTAATGGATAATGAAAGTGTAAAAGCTGCATATCTTGGTTTTTAA
- a CDS encoding IS3 family transposase, with the protein MDKYASAKTAILEIYEKSNKTYGYPRISKALEKLGYTYDRKTVYKLMKELKISSIIRIKRRYKRGKLSCICENKLNREFTSDRPCLKWVTDVTEIKINNEKLNLSVIMDLYNREVKAYSISKYNNEDMVIDSLKQAICKTQDLTGLMIHSDQGILYQANQFRKLLKENNIEQSMSRRGNCYDNAVMESFFATLKCEFVYINKFENTEQFKYELEKYIDFYNNYRIKANGLTPLQDNKFIKVA; encoded by the coding sequence ATAGATAAATATGCATCAGCGAAGACAGCAATATTAGAGATATATGAAAAGTCTAATAAGACTTACGGCTATCCAAGAATATCAAAGGCATTAGAGAAACTGGGTTATACTTATGACAGGAAGACCGTGTATAAATTGATGAAAGAACTAAAAATATCATCAATAATCAGAATTAAAAGGAGGTATAAAAGAGGTAAACTAAGCTGTATATGTGAGAATAAATTAAATAGAGAATTTACAAGTGATAGACCATGTTTAAAATGGGTAACAGATGTAACAGAGATAAAAATAAATAATGAGAAGTTGAACTTATCAGTCATAATGGATTTATATAACAGAGAAGTCAAAGCATACAGCATAAGTAAATATAATAATGAAGATATGGTAATTGATAGTTTAAAGCAGGCAATATGTAAGACACAAGATTTAACAGGTTTAATGATACATTCAGACCAGGGTATATTATATCAGGCTAATCAATTTAGAAAGTTATTAAAGGAAAATAATATAGAGCAGAGTATGTCAAGGCGTGGCAACTGCTATGATAATGCTGTTATGGAAAGTTTCTTTGCTACTTTAAAATGTGAATTTGTTTATATAAACAAATTTGAAAATACTGAACAGTTTAAATATGAACTTGAAAAATATATTGATTTCTATAATAATTACAGAATCAAAGCCAATGGACTTACTCCATTACAGGATAATAAATTTATTAAGGTGGCTTAG
- a CDS encoding methylglyoxal synthase encodes MKKIKSIGLVAHDARKRDMVEWVEFNYKRLMPHKLICTGTTGRLVEEVFLRREPDKASDIIKLKSGPLGGDQQMGSLIASGHVDILIFFIDPMTTQPHDVDIKALERLCSVYNVVIACTRSTADFVISSHLFEEDYEPVTIDYTNYLTRNV; translated from the coding sequence ATGAAAAAAATCAAATCTATTGGTCTTGTAGCTCATGATGCAAGAAAAAGAGATATGGTGGAATGGGTAGAATTTAACTACAAAAGATTAATGCCACATAAATTAATATGTACAGGCACAACTGGCCGTTTAGTAGAAGAAGTATTTTTACGCAGAGAGCCAGATAAAGCATCTGATATTATTAAGTTAAAATCAGGTCCACTTGGCGGCGACCAGCAAATGGGCTCTTTAATAGCAAGTGGGCATGTAGATATTTTAATATTTTTTATAGACCCTATGACTACTCAGCCACATGATGTGGATATTAAAGCATTAGAGCGTTTATGTTCAGTGTATAATGTAGTAATCGCATGCACTCGTTCAACTGCAGATTTTGTTATATCTTCTCACCTTTTTGAAGAAGATTATGAGCCTGTAACTATTGATTATACAAACTACCTTACTCGTAATGTATAA